From the genome of Arthrobacter alpinus, one region includes:
- a CDS encoding stealth family protein, producing the protein MNAAHDVYYGNPATDDDLELTEETPPSAVVRFKDRQDVVRHDGRYVLVNRNRTPHEAMVDDLLFIRGALEAAGLSYLLVRGNDERPVISVDWKDRAALREALVQACAEEPFYSLTVDTRKKSARLVAEGTLAKNRRSRILRLYRPRWEPDGGLSYGASLGVQIELWSFEGEELVLPIENSLTRRTLLAQDAVRGTVERYGHTWPTIENMFADHASDIGFDIDLVFSWVDGSSAEYIAARRARMQGVVVGEGDDHAARFRQIDELKYALRSIYTFAPWIRRVFIATDSPTPAWLADHPFVTVVRSEEFFADPSVLPTHNSQAVECQLHHIDGLSEHFLYSNDDMFFGRPVSPDMFFTPGGITKFIEAETRIGLGENDAERSGFENAARVNRKLLWDRFGRITTRHLEHAAAPLRRSVMAEMEREFTAEFKATAASTFRAAANISVTNSLYHYYGLLTGRATIQTDAKVKYVDTTARAGLKYLAKLLAKRNMDFFCLNDGSFPEVPAAERAELVTDFLQKYFPIAAPWEK; encoded by the coding sequence ATGAACGCAGCGCATGATGTCTACTACGGCAATCCCGCAACAGATGACGACCTTGAACTCACCGAGGAAACACCGCCTTCCGCCGTCGTGCGCTTTAAAGACAGGCAGGACGTTGTCCGCCACGATGGCAGGTACGTCTTGGTCAACCGGAACCGCACCCCGCATGAAGCCATGGTTGATGACCTGCTGTTCATTCGCGGAGCCCTGGAAGCGGCAGGGCTAAGTTACCTGCTGGTGCGCGGCAATGACGAACGGCCCGTGATCTCCGTAGACTGGAAGGACCGTGCCGCGCTGCGCGAAGCCCTCGTTCAGGCATGCGCCGAGGAACCGTTCTATTCACTCACTGTGGACACCCGTAAGAAATCGGCGCGGCTGGTGGCTGAAGGGACATTGGCCAAGAACCGCCGGTCCAGGATTCTGCGCCTGTACCGCCCGCGGTGGGAGCCCGACGGCGGGCTGAGCTACGGTGCCTCGCTGGGGGTCCAAATTGAGCTGTGGAGCTTTGAAGGCGAAGAGTTGGTGCTGCCCATCGAAAACTCGCTGACCCGGCGCACACTGTTGGCCCAGGACGCCGTGCGCGGCACCGTGGAAAGGTATGGTCATACCTGGCCGACCATCGAGAACATGTTCGCCGATCACGCCTCCGACATAGGCTTCGATATTGACTTGGTCTTCTCCTGGGTGGACGGCAGCTCAGCAGAATACATTGCAGCCCGGCGCGCCCGGATGCAGGGTGTGGTGGTGGGCGAGGGCGATGACCACGCGGCCCGTTTTCGCCAGATCGACGAGCTCAAGTATGCGCTGCGCTCCATCTACACGTTTGCGCCGTGGATTCGACGGGTGTTCATAGCCACGGACTCCCCCACGCCGGCATGGCTGGCCGACCACCCTTTCGTGACGGTGGTCCGCAGTGAGGAGTTCTTCGCCGATCCTTCGGTGCTACCCACCCACAATTCACAGGCCGTGGAGTGCCAGCTGCACCACATCGACGGTTTGTCCGAACACTTCCTGTACTCCAATGACGACATGTTCTTCGGCCGTCCCGTCAGCCCGGACATGTTCTTCACGCCCGGCGGGATCACGAAGTTTATCGAAGCCGAGACAAGAATCGGTTTGGGCGAGAACGACGCCGAACGCAGCGGCTTCGAAAATGCAGCCCGAGTCAACCGCAAGTTGCTGTGGGACAGGTTCGGACGCATCACCACGCGGCACCTTGAGCACGCCGCCGCACCGCTGCGCCGCAGTGTCATGGCGGAGATGGAGCGCGAGTTCACAGCAGAATTCAAGGCCACCGCGGCAAGCACCTTCCGGGCGGCGGCAAATATTTCCGTGACCAACTCGCTGTACCACTACTACGGGCTGCTGACGGGCAGGGCAACGATCCAAACGGACGCCAAGGTCAAGTATGTGGACACGACGGCGCGGGCTGGCTTGAAGTACCTGGCAAAATTGCTCGCCAAGCGAAACATGGACTTCTTCTGTCTCAACGACGGCAGCTTCCCGGAGGTACCGGCCGCGGAACGCGCCGAGCTGGTGACCGACTTCTTGCAGAAGTACTTCCCGATTGCGGCCCCCTGGGAGAAGTAG
- a CDS encoding dihydrofolate reductase family protein, protein MITPVTDVITPVTDVVMGRKLWLEWSHYWPRSDDDFSRWINPVRKHVLSSTVAQQLPWDSTRITGDPVEYLKSLRGHGDGGILVSGGVERVRSLFLQGLIDELILTTHPVVTNDGRRLFDDTVPPTLLELLHASSTSSGNVIMHYALRQPD, encoded by the coding sequence GTGATCACCCCGGTCACCGACGTGATCACCCCGGTCACCGACGTCGTGATGGGCCGAAAACTCTGGCTGGAATGGTCCCATTACTGGCCGCGGTCCGATGATGACTTTAGCCGCTGGATCAATCCTGTGCGTAAGCATGTTCTCTCCTCCACAGTGGCGCAGCAGTTGCCGTGGGACAGCACCCGGATCACGGGCGACCCCGTGGAATATCTGAAGAGCCTTCGCGGGCACGGCGACGGCGGGATACTCGTGAGCGGCGGCGTTGAGAGGGTCCGCTCACTGTTCCTGCAGGGGCTGATCGATGAGCTGATCCTGACAACGCATCCGGTGGTCACCAACGACGGACGCCGGCTCTTTGACGACACCGTCCCACCCACCCTTCTGGAACTTCTCCATGCGTCCTCAACCAGCTCCGGCAACGTCATCATGCACTACGCGCTGCGCCAGCCTGATTGA
- a CDS encoding phosphodiesterase has product MNYFEAEHPRPRHFLLHLSDTHLLAGPGPLYGAVDSEERLRQIFTEIATSGARPEAIIFTGDLADKGEPEAYAKLRQIVEPACQDMGAQVIWAMGNHDHRGNFRAGLLGEPANSDPVTHRHFLNGLRVITLDTSVPGFHHGEIGSEQLEWLAAELATPAPDGTILALHHPPVPSVLDLAVLVELRRQSELAAVLRGSDVRTILAGHLHYSTTAMFAGIPVSVAAATCYTQDLNVPAGGSRGRDGGQAYNLVHVYEHTIVHSTVPLGSGTTVGEQVSAEQTQQRLATAGVHIPDHALRTTGIAV; this is encoded by the coding sequence ATGAACTACTTCGAGGCCGAGCACCCGCGACCGCGACACTTCCTGCTTCACCTGAGCGACACTCACCTGCTGGCAGGTCCGGGTCCCCTCTATGGGGCGGTGGACAGTGAGGAGCGGTTGCGCCAAATCTTCACTGAGATCGCAACGTCCGGGGCCCGGCCGGAGGCGATCATCTTTACCGGCGACCTCGCCGACAAAGGCGAGCCCGAAGCGTACGCCAAGTTGCGCCAGATCGTGGAGCCCGCCTGCCAGGACATGGGTGCACAGGTGATCTGGGCCATGGGCAACCACGACCATCGCGGAAACTTCCGCGCAGGCCTGCTGGGAGAGCCTGCGAACAGTGACCCCGTGACCCACCGCCACTTCCTGAACGGGCTGCGGGTCATCACCTTGGATACCTCGGTGCCGGGCTTCCATCACGGCGAGATCGGCTCCGAGCAGCTCGAGTGGCTGGCTGCCGAACTCGCCACGCCCGCCCCTGACGGCACCATCCTGGCACTTCACCATCCGCCGGTGCCCAGCGTGCTGGACCTTGCCGTGCTGGTAGAGCTGCGCCGACAGTCCGAACTGGCGGCTGTGTTGCGCGGCTCGGATGTGCGCACCATCCTGGCCGGCCACCTGCACTACTCAACCACCGCCATGTTCGCCGGGATCCCAGTCTCCGTTGCAGCCGCCACATGTTATACGCAGGATCTGAACGTGCCGGCAGGCGGCAGCCGCGGCCGCGACGGCGGCCAAGCCTACAACCTGGTCCACGTCTACGAACACACCATTGTCCATTCCACCGTACCGCTGGGCTCCGGGACCACCGTTGGCGAGCAGGTCAGTGCCGAGCAGACACAGCAACGCCTCGCTACGGCCGGGGTGCACATCCCCGACCACGCGCTGCGCACTACCGGCATTGCGGTGTAG